In Cololabis saira isolate AMF1-May2022 chromosome 1, fColSai1.1, whole genome shotgun sequence, the following proteins share a genomic window:
- the LOC133452411 gene encoding B-cell receptor CD22-like, protein MSIQSYESGEYYCTSENELGMRTSEPINIDVKYAPKPPSVSVSPSGEIVEGTSVTLTCSSDANPAATHFWYRRNVHKPVSEKQTLVFISIQSSESGEYYCTSENELGMRTSEPINIDVRYRPKSAFVTVSPSGEIKEGSSVTLTCDSDANPAATYKYLWYTKDDNFFVEEKTQLSFTFIAPTDSGEYYCTASNNLGMRTSDVLYINVKYPPKPPSVSVNPSGEIVEGTSVTLTCSSDANPAATHSWYRRNVRTPISEEQTLFFTTIQSSESGEYYCTSENELGNSKSQLISIDVTYRPKPPFVLVSPSGDIVEGTSTTLICRTDANPAATYSWYRRNGHNYIGDNRRLIFRTILSSDSGEYYCAAENKLGWMRSENVFINVKYAPKPPSVSVCPPGEIVEGTSVTLTCSSDANPASKYCWYRRNVRTPVSQQPTLVFMSIQSSESGEYYCTSENELGSRTSESITMDVKYAPKPPSVSVSPSGEIVEGTSVTLTCSSDANPAATYSWYRRNVRTPVSEEQTLLFTSIQSSESGEYYCNSENELGIRTSLSINTDVKYPPKFPSVSVSPPGEIVEGGSVTLTCHSDANPAATYSWYQEDEDSPKASGQNFTINNITFQHSGNYYCDVQNTRGRLNSTYLHLNVVARAWKHITAATVPAVLLALIPISIIVWIIKGQPSERQFESEEDPDTREPFLQVKPVEDELGYANVYFSKEPEEALYSTIGAAQLCRHVKRKREEESKPSSASSSPSVWIKSEAAAADPATLYSSVKKPPKKQRKQYL, encoded by the exons ATGTCCATCCAGTCTTATGAGTCTGGAGAATATTACTGTACCTCTGAGAATGAACTGGGAATGAGGACGTCTGAACCCATCAACATTGATGTGAAAT atGCTCCAAAACCTCCTTCAGTGTCAGTGAGTCCCTCTGGTGAGATAGTGGAGGGAACCTCAGTGACTCTGACATGTAGCAGTGATGCTAACCCAGCAGCTACACACTTCTGGTACAGGAGAAATGTCCATAAACCCGTCagtgaaaaacaaacacttgtCTTCATATCCATCCAGTCTTCTGAGTCTGGAGAATATTACTGTACCTCTGAGAATGAACTGGGGATGAGGACGTCTGAACCCATCAACattgatgtgagat ATCGACCAAAAAGTGCCTTTGTGACCGTGAGTCCCTCTGGTGAAATCAAGGAGGGCAGTTCAGTGACCCTGACTTGTGACAGTGATGCCAACCCAGCAGCTACATACAAGTACCTCTGGTACACCAAGGATGATAATTTTTTTGTTGAAGAAAAGACACAGCTCAGCTTCACATTCATTGCACCCACTGACTCTGGAGAATATTACTGTACAGCTAGTAACAACCTGGGTATGAGGACATCGGACGTCCTCTATATAAATGTGAAAT ATCCACCAAAACCTCCTTCAGTGTCAGTGAATCCCTCTGGTGAGATAGTGGAGGGAACCTCAGTGACTCTGACATGTAGCAGTGATGCTAACCCAGCAGCTACACACTCTTGGTACAGGAGAAATGTCCGTACACCTATCAGTGAAGAACAAACACTTTTCTTCACGACCATCCAGTCTTCTGAGTCTGGAGAATATTACTGTACCTCTGAGAATGAACTGGGGAACAGCAAATCTCAATTGATCTCCATTGATGTGACAT atcGGCCAAAGCCTCCCTTTGTGTTAGTGAGTCCCTCCGGTGACATAGTGGAGGGAACTTCAACAACTCTGATCTGTCGCACTGACGCTAACCCAGCAGCTACATACTCCTGGTACAGGAGAAATGGCCACAATTACATCGGGGACAACAGACGGCTCATCTTCAGAACCATTCTTTCCTCTGATTCTGGAGAGTATTACTGTGCAGCGGAGAACAAACtggggtggatgagatctgAAAATGTCTTTATCAATGTGAAAT ATGCTCCAAAGCCTCCCTCAGTGTCGGTTTGTCCCCCTGGTGAGATAGTGGAGGGAACTTCAGTGACTCTGACATGTAGCAGTGATGCTAACCCAGCATCTAAATACTGCTGGTACAGGAGAAATGTCCGTACGCCTGTCAGTCAACAACCAACACTTGTCTTCATGTCCATCCAGTCTTCTGAGTCTGGAGAATATTACTGCACCTCTGAGAATGAACTGGGGAGCAGGACGTCTGAATCCATCACCATGGATGTAAAAT ATGCTCCAAAACCTCCTTCAGTGTCAGTGAGTCCCTCTGGTGAGATAGTGGAGGGAACCTCAGTGACTCTGACATGTAGCAGTGATGCTAACCCAGCAGCTACATACTCCTGGTACAGGAGAAATGTCCGTACACCTGTCAGTGAAGAACAAACACTTTTATTCACATCCATCCAGTCTTCTGAGTCTGGAGAATATTACTGTAACTCTGAGAATGAACTGGGGATAAGGACGTCTTTATCCATCAACACTGATGTGAAAT ACCCACCAAAGTTTCCCTCTGTGTCAGTGAGTCCCCCTGGTGAGATAGTGGAGGGAGGTTCAGTGACTCTGACCTGTCACAGTGATGCTAACCCAGCAGCTACATACTCCTGGTACCAGGAGGATGAAGACTCACCAAAAGCTTCAGGACAGAACTTCACCATCAACAACATTACATTTCAACACAGTGGCAATTATTACTGTGATGTCCAGAACACCAGAGGACGCCTTAACTCCACTTATTTACATTTGAACGTTGTTGCAA GAGCATGGAAACACATCACTGCTGCAACAGTTCCTGCAGTTCTCCTGGCTCTCATACCCATCTCCATCATTGTGTGGATCAT AAAAGGCCAACCTTCTGAGCGTCAATTTGAATCTGAAGAGGACCCGGACACCAGGGAACCG TTTCTGCAGGTAAAACCAGTCGAGGATGAACTTGGCTATGCCAATGTCTACTTTTCAAAAGAACCAGAAGAAGCTCTCTATTCCACCATTGGAGCAGCTCAACTCTGCAGGCACGTGAAGCGAAAGCGAGAAGAAGAGAGTAAACCCAGCAGTGCCAGTTCTTCTCCGAG CGTTTGGATCAAAAGTGAAGCAGCTGCGGCCGATCCAGCAACTTTGTACAGCTCAGTCAAGAAACCtcccaaaaaacaaagaaagcagTATCTGTAG
- the LOC133419058 gene encoding B-cell receptor CD22-like, with the protein MSEVISDVFCVTAVCGQHDWSVNYTSTQICALKGSTVDIDCTFTYPLTINETKTVTEKTLWFTKTINGGLVDLMTDSDYRGRVMYNCNERNCSLRITGLKERDSAVYKFSFITNQPGGSFTGSPGVTLSVTDLKVEVRRSSSLTELRCKSSCDEIDPPSYVWYNNGQKMEEEASSCRVAVRNEDSFSCAVKGREDHRSPSVYAPSPPSVSVNPSGEIVEGTSVTLTCSSDANPAATYSWYRRNVRTPVSEEQTLVFTSIQSSESGEYYCTSENELGMRTSEPINIDVKYAPQPPSVSVNPSGEIVEGTSVTLTCSSDANPAATHSWYRRNVHTPVSEEQTLVFTSIQSSESGEYYCTSGNELGMRMSEPINIDVKYAPQPPSVSVNPSSEIVEGTSVTLTCSSDANPAATYSWYRRNVSTAVSEEQTLVFTSIQSSESGEYYCTSENELGMRTSEPINIDVKYAPKPPSVSVNPSGEIVEGTSVTLACSSDANPAATHSWYRRNVHTPVSEKRTLVFTSIQSSESGEYYCTSGNELGMRMSGPINIDVKYLPKPPSVSVNPSGEIVEGTSVTLTCSSDANPAATHSWYRRNVSTAVSEEQTLVFTSIQSSESGEYYCTSENELGMRMSEPINIDVKCE; encoded by the exons ATGTCTGAAGTTATTTCTGATGTGTTCTGTGTTACAGCGGTATGTGGACAACATGACTGGTCTGTAAATTACACTTCCACTCAGATCTGTGCATTAAAAGGATCCACAGTGGACATAGACTGCACCTTCACATACCCACTCACAATAAATGAGACAAAAACTGTAACTGAAAAAACGTTATGGTTTACTAAAACGATCAACGGAGGACTTGTGGACCTGATGACAGACTCAGACTACAGAGGTCGTGTGATGTATAACTGTAATGAGAGAAACTGCAGTCTGAGAATCACAGGACTGAAAGAGAGAGACTCAGCTGTGTACAAGTTCagcttcataacaaaccaaccagGTGGGAGTTTTACTGGTTCTCCTGGAGTCACTTTGTCTGTCACAG ACCTCAAGGTGGAGGTGAGAAGATCATCGTCCCTGACAGAGCTGAGGTGTAAAAGCAGCTGTGATGAAATTGATCCTCCCTCGTATGTTTGGTACAATAATGGACAGAAAATGGAGGAAGAGGCTTCTTCTTGTAGAGTCGCTGTTAGAAACGAGGACAGCTTTTCCTGTGCTGTTAAAGGACGTGAGGATCACCGCTCTCCATCAGTGT ATGCTCCAAGCCCTCCTTCAGTGTCAGTGAATCCCTCTGGTGAGATAGTGGAGGGAACCTCAGTGACTCTGACATGTAGCAGTGATGCTAACCCAGCAGCTACATACTCTTGGTACAGGAGAAATGTCCGTACACCCGTCAGTGAAGAACAAACACTTGTCTTCACGTCCATCCAGTCTTCTGAGTCTGGAGAATATTACTGTACCTCTGAGAATGAACTGGGGATGAGGACGTCTGAACCCATCAACATTGATGTGAAAT atGCTCCCCAACCTCCTTCAGTGTCAGTGAATCCCTCTGGTGAGATAGTGGAGGGAACCTCAGTGACTCTGACATGTAGCAGTGATGCTAACCCAGCAGCTACACACTCCTGGTACAGGAGAAATGTCCATACACCCGTCAGTGAAGAACAAACACTTGTCTTCACGTCCATCCAGTCTTCTGAGTCTGGAGAATATTACTGTACCTCTGGGAATGAACTGGGGATGAGGATGTCTGAACCCATCAACATTGATGTGAAAT ATGCTCCCCAACCTCCTTCAGTGTCAGTGAATCCCTCTAGTGAGATAGTGGAGGGAACCTCAGTGACTCTGACATGTAGCAGTGATGCTAACCCAGCAGCTACATACTCTTGGTACAGGAGAAATGTCAGTACAGCTGTCAGTGAAGAACAAACACTTGTCTTCACGTCCATCCAGTCTTCTGAGTCTGGAGAATATTACTGTACCTCTGAGAATGAACTGGGGATGAGGACGTCTGAACCCATCAACATTGATGTGAAAT atGCTCCAAAACCTCCTTCAGTGTCAGTGAATCCCTCTGGTGAGATAGTGGAGGGAACCTCAGTGACTCTGGCATGTAGCAGTGATGCTAACCCAGCAGCTACACACTCCTGGTACAGGAGAAATGTCCATACACCTGTCAGTGAAAAACGAACACTTGTCTTCACGTCCATCCAGTCTTCTGAGTCTGGAGAATATTACTGTACCTCTGGGAATGAACTGGGGATGAGGATGTCTGGACCCATCAACATTGATGTGAAAT atCTACCAAAACCTCCTTCAGTGTCAGTGAATCCCTCTGGTGAGATAGTGGAGGGAACCTCAGTGACTCTGACATGTAGCAGTGATGCTAACCCAGCAGCTACACACTCTTGGTACAGGAGAAATGTCAGTACAGCTGTCAGTGAAGAACAAACACTTGTCTTCACATCCATCCAGTCTTCTGAGTCTGGAGAATATTACTGTACCTCTGAGAATGAACTGGGGATGAGGATGTCTGAACCCATCAACATTGATGTAAAATGTGAGTGA